Below is a window of Enterococcus gilvus ATCC BAA-350 DNA.
ATGTGGCTCTCACTCGCGCAAAAGAAAACCTATATGTCACCTATCCTAAAACAGTCAACAACAAGACGGTCACGGCTTCCCCTTTCTTAAAAGAAGCAGGATTGCCCCTCAAAGAATATCAAAAAAATAGTATACTATAGGAAACAGGAGGGTGTATGACGAAGGTAAGAATAGAAGTGGGAAATGCTGGGTATTTGCGAGCTGCGAGCTGTTTTATTCGTATGGAGGTATTTGTACGTGAACGAGCGTTAGCGATGACGGATGAATTCGATCAAAACGATACGCCGGATACAGTATACAGCGTTCTTTTTGCGGGAGATCTCCCTGTAGCGACCGCGCGCTTTTTGTTGGATGAGGAGGGCACTGCTCGAATTGGCCGTGTGGCGACACAAAAGGACTACCGAGGCAAGCAGTTAGGCCGACAAGCAGTCACTGTGCTAGAGATATTTGCGAAAGAAAAACAGACGAAACAAGTCCTGATCCATGCAGAATTAACGGCGGCCGCCTTTTATGAACAATTGGGTTATGTTCGAATGGGCGAGCGTTACGAGGAAGATGGCGTACCTTGTATAACACTGGTAAAAAAACTGTAGGTGAAACCGAAAGGGTGGAGGAGTTATGGTGCATCAAGAACAAGCATTGACGTCTTTTCAAGCTGGAAAAAATTGTTGTCAGGCTGTTGTCGAGGCCTATTGCGAGGAGATGGGGATCTCTGAGGAGGAGGCTCATCTGTTAGGGGCCAGTTATGGCGGAGGAAACTATCAAGGCCTTTGCGGTGCGTTGGCGGGAACCTATATCGTCGCGAACGCCCTCAAGGGGACCCTTGACGAATCCGATCCTGCGAAGTGTCAGGCAGACAAGGCAGGTAATCGTATCGTTGCGATGACGTAAGCCTTTGAACAAACCTGCGGCTCGCTGTATTGCGGGAAGCTGATCGATAACCGTCCTTGTCTAGAGTATGTTCGTAGGGCTCTGGACATCCTGGAAGAACATTTAGCCGAATAAGCAGTGGGGCCCTCTCCGTAAAACTATGGAAGGGGCTTTTTTATTCATTCAGAAAAGAAGCGCTGTACAAAAAGAGTTTGTCAAACGCCACATGCTATGTTACGATTTTCACTATCCAGACAGGGAAAAGGAGAAGTAATGGAGAAACAGTGGAAGAAGATAGCTGCAACGAGCCGTTCAATAATCAAGCTAGTAAAAGAGTACGCAGTGATCGGTCTGTTTAGATGGAAAAAGCAAATCGCCAGCGGTCTGATAGTGATCAGTGTTCTGCTATTGCTGACGCTTATCAATACACTGATGCCCCATAATTCTGCTTGGCTGCAGGGAAAATGGTTCAGCCAGTCAGTGAATTATTCCTTTAAGCCTGGAAACGAAGCATTTACGAGCTGGACGATCAAGTGTAGAAATAAAGTCGCGTTGAAGCAGGCCAAAGTCGCTGTTAATTCCACGAAAAAATGCGTGGTCATGACGGATGATGGCAACAATATCGAGTACCATGCGACACGAACCGGCAGAAAACAATTGGAATTGAAAATAGTAAGGGATGGCCAGTCTGACCAACTCATTGAATTAAGTAAAAAATAGCCAAGATCGCTCATCGATTCAAGATGTGCGATCTTTTTTCGTGAGAAGAACAATTCTTTGCGGGACTTCTAAAAAAAATAGTACTATCGGAAAATAGGATGAATAAAAAAGGGGATTTTGTCATGAAAGTTGTAGTAATCGGCGGAGTAGCAGGCGGACCTTCCTTTGCCACACGGTTGCGCCGTTTGAATGAAGAACATGAGATCGTTATTTATGAACGTGGAGAACATATCTCATATGCCAGTTGTGCGCTGCCTTATTATCTAGGCGGTGTGATCGAAGACTTGGATTCATTGATCGAGCGAACACCCGAAATATTAAAAGTCAAAAACAATATCGATGTCTTCACGAAACACGAAGTGACCGCTATTGATCCAGATAAGAAACAATTGGTCGTTAAAGACCTGGCAACAGGAGAAGAAACGACTACGAATTATGATAAATTGGTTATTTCCGCAGGCGCGCGTCCAACGCTTCCGCCGATCATTGGCGCAAACAAAGCAGAAAACGGGTTTGTTTTACGCAACGTAACGAATGCAGCGGAGATCAAAACCTTTATCGATGCTCATGATCCGAAAAAGGTCCTGGTTTTAGGTGCTGGAGTGATGGGACTGGAAGTAGCTGAAAACTTCAAACATCGCGGAATGGACGTGACATTAGTGGATCAATTGCCGCAGGTCGCCTTTCCTTATGATGAAGAAATTGCAGACTTGATCTACGATAAATTGATCGAAAATGGGTTGCACGTTCACTTGGAAACACGTGTAGAAGAGATTCGTCAATCCGGAAAAGACGTCGTTTTATCTGATGGCACGACGATCGATCCAGACATGATCCTCTTCGCTACCGGGGTCGCACCAAACAATGAAGTCGCAAAAACAGCAGGGATCGAGTTGTCCGACGATGGACAGATCATCGTCAATGATCAGCTGGAGACCAATCTTTCCGATATTTATGCCATCGGCGACATCATCAAAACGACCAGTGTAGTGACTGGATTGGCCACCTCAAGTATGCTGTCCAGCGCCGCAAACCGCCAAGGCCATATGCTGGCGGACATGATCAACGGCACACCGATGCGTTACCGAGGCTATGTCGGTGCGGGTGTCGCGAAAATTTTTGATTTTACTGCAAGCTATGCTGGAATGACGGAGCATGCGTTGAAGGCTGCGGGCGTGACCAACTACAAATCAGTTTTTGTAACGCCCTTTGATCATGCCTATTTCTACCCAGGTGCGACGCGACTGAATCTGAAGATCATTTTCGACGCGACAAGCGGGAAAATTTTAGGCGGGCAAGCAGTGGGTGAAAAGGGCGTTGACAAGCGTATGGGTGAATTGTCAGTGGCGATCACTGGAAATCTGACGGTCTTTGATTTACCAGATCTGGAATTGCCTTATTCACCGCCTTATTCAACCACCCGCGACCCATTGAACATTGCGGGATACGTGGCGATCAATCAAATGACGAATATTGTTGAAACGGTCAAGGCCTCCGATATCCCAGCAGAAGATCTGGCAACTGCCTTCTTCTTGGACATTCGCGAACCCGACAAGGCTAAATCCGGCAGTATCGAAGCCACGAAAAATATTCCGATGAACGAATTGCGTGATCGGATCAATGAAATCCCTCGGGACAAAAAGGTATATATTACGTTTAGAAAAGGCTTGAATACGTATACTTCCGCGCGTATTTTGGCGGGCTTTGGTATTCCAGCGATTTTGATCGAGGAGTAAGAAGATGGACGCATTCAAAGAGCTCTTCACTCCAGCGCAGCAGTTTTTAATGTTGCAGGCGTATGTCGACTCGAAGCTGACAGAGGAAGAATTGATGAATTTCTCCCTCTTGGAATCAACCAAAGATGTTCCTGTGGTCTTTTATTCTGCCGGGGTGATGGTCATCCAACCAGCCCTCGATCTAGGGGACTTTACTCATGCGTTCTTTTCAAAAGAGCAGCTTGAGATTCGCCGGCAAGACCGCGAGCTGATCCTTGAGCTGCCTGGACAAGCAGTCCGCTTTGGCTTTGAGGACCGCAAAGAAGCCCAACAAGTGGAAAAAGATTTTGCTTATTTGTATACGAACCCCGAATAGTTGCTCT
It encodes the following:
- a CDS encoding GNAT family N-acetyltransferase; this translates as MTKVRIEVGNAGYLRAASCFIRMEVFVRERALAMTDEFDQNDTPDTVYSVLFAGDLPVATARFLLDEEGTARIGRVATQKDYRGKQLGRQAVTVLEIFAKEKQTKQVLIHAELTAAAFYEQLGYVRMGERYEEDGVPCITLVKKL
- a CDS encoding C-GCAxxG-C-C family protein, giving the protein MVHQEQALTSFQAGKNCCQAVVEAYCEEMGISEEEAHLLGASYGGGNYQGLCGALAGTYIVANALKGTLDESDPAKCQADKAGNRIVAMT
- a CDS encoding FAD-dependent oxidoreductase gives rise to the protein MKVVVIGGVAGGPSFATRLRRLNEEHEIVIYERGEHISYASCALPYYLGGVIEDLDSLIERTPEILKVKNNIDVFTKHEVTAIDPDKKQLVVKDLATGEETTTNYDKLVISAGARPTLPPIIGANKAENGFVLRNVTNAAEIKTFIDAHDPKKVLVLGAGVMGLEVAENFKHRGMDVTLVDQLPQVAFPYDEEIADLIYDKLIENGLHVHLETRVEEIRQSGKDVVLSDGTTIDPDMILFATGVAPNNEVAKTAGIELSDDGQIIVNDQLETNLSDIYAIGDIIKTTSVVTGLATSSMLSSAANRQGHMLADMINGTPMRYRGYVGAGVAKIFDFTASYAGMTEHALKAAGVTNYKSVFVTPFDHAYFYPGATRLNLKIIFDATSGKILGGQAVGEKGVDKRMGELSVAITGNLTVFDLPDLELPYSPPYSTTRDPLNIAGYVAINQMTNIVETVKASDIPAEDLATAFFLDIREPDKAKSGSIEATKNIPMNELRDRINEIPRDKKVYITFRKGLNTYTSARILAGFGIPAILIEE